A window of Panicum virgatum strain AP13 chromosome 8K, P.virgatum_v5, whole genome shotgun sequence contains these coding sequences:
- the LOC120645774 gene encoding NDR1/HIN1-like protein 3: protein MCCFSWDSDIDNVAEKKCGFCGFFEFCTFVYGLIVYFLPFTIVSLLLWVLLRPDHLRPRVDAAVVISFSLDNTTSSLDYDIAMDLSFLNQHRYLDVRYLDLIAVASYGGTRLGPSVDVLPIFIQRPRASNVVHAIFQGRATPLAPAAAELFTREATNGSFNVLVTVASTFMYKFPFHKTVYYFDHECYIRFPVPNSGVTPPTTVLTPGTLCSATTR from the coding sequence ATGTGTTGTTTCTCCTGGGACTCAGACATAGACAACGTAGCCGAGAAGAAGTGCGGGTTCTGTGGGTTCTTTGAGTTCTGCACCTTCGTCTACGGCCTCATCGTGTACTTCCTCCCATTTACCATTGTTTCGCTTCTACTCTGGGTCCTCCTCCGCCCCGACCACTTGCGGCCGCGAGTGGACGCTGCCGTCGTCATCAGTTTCAGCCTCGACAACACAACCTCCTCCCTCGACTACGACATCGCCATGGATCTGAGCTTCCTCAACCAGCACAGATACCTCGACGTCCGGTACCTGGACCTCATAGCGGTGGCATCCTATGGCGGGACACGGCTTGGCCCCAGCGTCGACGTGCTTCCCATCTTCATCCAGCGCCCCAGGGCATCCAACGTTGTCCACGCCATCTTCCAGGGCAGAGCCACTCCGCTAGCCCCGGCAGCAGCCGAGCTGTTCACCAGGGAGGCTACCAATGGCTCTTTCAACGTCCTCGTGACGGTCGCCTCGACGTTCATGTACAAGTTCCCATTTCATAAGACCGTCTACTACTTCGACCATGAGTGCTACATCCGTTTCCCGGTGCCCAACAGCGGTGTGACGCCGCCCACTACCGTATTGACTCCGGGGACGCTTTGCAGCGCCACAACACGGTGA